CGAAGTGGCGAAGCAGGTTCTGGATGCCGTGCTTCAGCGTCGCCGTCGAGGACGGACAGCCGGCGCAGGCGCCCTTCATGTGCAGGAACACGGTGCCGTTCTCGAAGCCGCGGAAGGTGATGTCGCCGCCGTCCTGGGCAACCGCCGGGCGCACGCGCGTGTCGAGCAGTTCCTTGATGGTCAGCACCAGCTCCTCGTCGGCCTTGTCGTAGAACTCGGCGGTCTCGCCGGCTTCGCTCGCCGGAGCGGCCGAGGCCAAGACCGGCGCGCCGGACATGAAGTGTTCCATGATGGCGCCGAGGATGGCCGGCTTCAGATGCTGCCAGTCCGGGCCGTCCTTGGTCACAGTGATGAAATCATAGCCGAAGAAAACGCCGGTAACGCCCGGGATCTCGAACAGACGGCCGGCCAGTGGCGAGGCCTCCGCCGCGGCTTCGGCGTTGCGGAAATCGGCTGTGCCTTCGCGCAGCACTTCCTTGCCCGGCAGGAATTTCAGCGTCGCCGGGTTCGGCGTCGATTCGGTCTGGATGAACATGGGTATCTCCAGGCCCTTCTGGGCCGATAGTTTGGAATAGTTCTAAATAGGCTCTATCGGCTGGACATTCAAGCGAAACGCGTCGCCCTGAACGGCTGGCTGGCGGAATGTTTTCGTCCCTCATCCACTTGAGATGTGTTGAGATTCAGGTTAGGCCGAGTCGAGAACGGTGGTTTTCGAGAACCGGAGCGGAGCGTAATTCAAGTACGTGAGCACCGGAAGCGCAGAAAACCGCCGTTAGCAGACCGGCCTCACCTGAATATCAGCACATCTCAGGCGAGGCTGTCGATCTCCTCATCCGACAGATTCTGCGGCACCACCGTGACAGGAATTGGGAACGCCGCTCCCCGGCCGGCAACCGCGCTGACCAGCGGTCCCGGGCCTTCCTTGCCGGCGCCGGCGGCCAGCACCAGAATGGCAATGTCCTGGTCGTCCTCGATCAGCTTGTGGATCTCGTCGGTTGGCTTGCCCTCGCGCACCACCAGTTCCGGCTCGATGCCGACGCTCTGGCGTACCGTGTTGGCGTGGCCGTCGAGGGCTCCGCGCGCCGTCGCGTTTGCTTCCTCGCGCATGATCTTTTCCACGCCCAGCCAGTGCTGGAAGTCGTCAGGCTCGATGACATAGAGCAGCACCAGCACGCCGTTGGTGTGCTGCGCCCGCTTCGAGGCGTAGGCGACCGCACGCTCGCATTCGGGCGTGTCGTCGATGATCGCCAGGAATTTGCGGCGATGGCCGGCTTCGCGGCTGAGGCGTTTGGAAACCATGTCTATCTGCTCGGTATCAATTCGGCCGCAATCTGCCACCGCCGCGAACCGGCGGCAAGCCGCCGGCCGGCGTGGCGATGGTCCTGGAGCAATTCCAGGAAAAGTGTGAAGCGGTTTTCCGTCCGGAATTGCGTCGAAACAACTACTTGTCGGTCAGTCCTGCAGCAGGCCGATAATGTCGCGAACCGTCTTCATCGTGCCTTCGGCGATGGCGCGGGCCCGGTCGCCGCCGTCCTTGAGCACGGCGTCGACATAGGCGCGGTCGCCCTGGATGCGGCGCATCTCCGAAGCGATCGGCGCCAGCTTCTCGACCGCAAGGTCGGCCAGCGCCGGCTTGAACACGGAAAACTGCTGGCCACCATATTCTTTCAGCACGTCTTCCTTCGAGATCTCGGCCAGGCCGGCATAGATGCCGACGAGGTTCTCCGCTTCGGGCCGGCTTTCCAGCCCGTCGACCTCGCTCGGCAAGGCTTCGGGGTCGGTCTTGGCCTTGCGGATCTTCTTCGAGATGGTGTCGGCATCGTCGGTCAGGTTAATGCGCGACAGGTCCGACGGGTCTGACTTCGACATCTTCTTCGAACCGTCGCGCAGGCTCATGATGCGCGCCGCCGGACCGCCGATCACCGGTTCGGTGATCGGGAAATAGCCGTTCACGGTCTCCTCGCCGACCTGCATCTCGACGCCGACGCCGAGCGCCGCGATCTTCTCGGAGAAGTCGTTGTTGAACTTCTGCGCGATGTCGCGAGTGAGCTCCAGATGCTGCTTCTGGTCCTCGCCCACCGGCACATGGGTGGCGCGGTAGAGCAGGATGTCGGCGGCCATCAGGCTGGGATAGGCGAGCAAGCCGAGAGAGGCATTCTCGCGGTCCTTGCCGGCCTTGTCCTTGAACTGCGTCATCCGGTACATCCAGCCTATGCGCGCCACGCAGTTGAAGATCCAGGCAAGCTCGGCGTGTTGCATGACCCGCGACTGGTTGAAGACGATGTGCTTCTTCGGGTCGATGCCGGAGGCCAGGAACGCAGCGGTGATCGAGCGGGTCTGGTCGCCGAGGTCCTGATGGACGAGCTGCGCCGTCAGCGAATGCAGGTCGACGACGCAATAGATGCAGTCGGACTGTTCCTGAAGGGCGACGAATTTCTTGATGGCACCGAGATAGTTGCCGAGATGCAGATTGCCGGTCGGCTGGACGCCCGAAAAGACGAGTGGCTTGAAGGGGGACATGAGTTCCTCATGGCTTGTGGAGGGCCGTTTCGCGCGCCGCGAAAGTCTTTCGACGGGCGCGCTTATGGCCGAAGGGGACAGCGGGATCAAGAGGCTGCCGGCTTAGCGCCTACAATCTTCCTATCTTGGGATTTGATCTGGCTCCCGTATCTCCCGTTCCGGGGTCCGCCATTGATGTATCTCGCATAGTTTGCTACATTGTGTTAGCTACATAGAGAAATGTAGGATAGCGATGACAATCAATATCAACAATAAGGAAGCGGACAGCCTGACTCGCACCTTGGCGAGGATCGAGGGTGTCGGCATCACCGAGGCCATCGTGATCGCCATGCGCGAAGCCTTGGAGCGTCGCCGCAATCGTGAGACGCCGTTGGAGACGGCTGCTCGGCTCAGGGCCGAATTTGGAATTGAGTTGAGCGAGCAGGCGCGCAAGCCGCTGCCTCGTTCGGTCTACGATGAATTGTCTGGCGACGACTGATGTTTGTCGACGCTGCAGCCATCGTCGCGATGCTAAGCAACGAGGTCGAAGCCGAGCGCTGCGCGCGAGCGGTCACGGAAGCGTCGGCACCGTTCACTTCCGCCATCGCCGTGTGGGAGGCGGCGATGGCGCTAGCGCGACCGGAAAAGTTAGCCATACCGGTCGTCAGAAGTGCGGAGATTGTGGGCCGCTTTCTGGAAGAGCGGGCAATTGCGTTGCGCGAGCTTCCGCCCGCACCCGAGGCAGCGTCGCTATCTATCGAGGCCGCGTCGCGGTTTCGCAGCAACGCCATGCGCCTGAACATGGCGGATTGTTTTCACTACGCTTGCGCCCGCTACTACGCAGTTCCGATGCTTTCCACCGCCGACGAATTCAGGCTCACTGATCTGGAGACTGTTTCGTGACTGGCGGCGCAGATTTTGCTTCGCCCCGCTTCACGTTCCTGCGGATCATGCCGAAATCGGCGCCGCCGGTGCCGAAGGCGGCGATGAAATAGAGCGCCGCACCCCCGCCGACCAGCGCGAACAGCATCGTCGCCTTCACCACCAGGGGCGAGCCGGGCCCTAGCCTTGCGGCGAAGTAGTGCTCGGCGAAGTAAAGCGCGGTCGCCATGATCACCGCCGACAGCACCAGCCTTGGAATGCGCTTCAAGAGCGGGATGTCGCGGCCCCAATGACCGCGCCGGATCAGCATGGCGAGCAGCATCAGCGCGTTGACCCAGCCCGCGACGGCCGAGGCCACCGCTATGCCCGGCGCCCCCATGGACGGGAATAGGGTGAGCGCCGTGGCGACGTTCACGCCGACCGAAATGGCCGCAAAGATCATCGGCGTGCGCGTGTCCTCGCGCGCGAAATAGCCCGGCGTGAAAGCCTTGATCAGCACGAAGGCGGGCAGGCCGAGGCCGAAGATCGCCAGGATCGAGGCGACGATCGGCGTCGAATGGTTGGCGGCGAAAGCGCCGCGCTCATAGACCAGCCGCACGATCGGTTCCGACATCACCCAAAGCGCCGCGGCGGCCGGCAATGTCATGAACAGGGTGAACTCGACCGAGCGGTTCTGCAGGTTCGCGGCCTCGACGAGGTTGCCCGATTTCAGCGCCCGCGACAGTTCCGGCAACAGCACGATGGCCACCGCCACGCCGACGACTCCGAGCGGCAATTGATAGATGCGGTCGGCATAGGCGAGCGACGAGACCGCGCTATTCTGCGCCGAGGCGATCGCCGTGCCGATCAGCTGGTTGATCTGGGTGATGCCGCCGGTGATCGCCGCCGGCAGCGCCAGGATCAGCAGCCGCTTGACGTTGGGCGTCATCTTCGGACGGCGAAAGCCGATCGAGATGCCGGCATGGCGCACCGCGATCCAGACGATGGCGAGCTGCACGATGCCCGCCGCCAGCACGCCCCAGGACAGGCCGAAGCCGACACCATGCGCATCCAGCCCGTGATACCAGGCGTAACCCAGCACGGCGATCAGGATGATGTTGAGGAAGGCGGGCGCGATCGCCGCCGCGAAATAGCGGCGCAGCGAGTTCAGCATGCCGGCCATCATGGCGCCGAGCGACATGCAGATCAGATAGGGGAACATGATCGTGGCGAGCGTGACGGTCGTCTCGAACTTGCCCGGGATATCGGCAAAGCCCGGCGCCACCAGGTAGCGCACGATCAGCGGCATCGCCAGTCCCATGGCGATCGTCAGCGCCAGCAGCGCCGAGAACAGCACGCCGAACACTTCCTCCGAAAGGCGCTTGGCGCCCTCATTGCCATGCTGCTCGATCTCCTTGGCGAAGAGCGGCACGAAAGCGGCGTTGAAGGCGCCTTCGGCGAACAGTCGGCGGAAAGTGTTGGGGAACTGGAAGGCGGCGTTGAAGGCGTCGGCGACCGGCCCGGTGCCGAGCGCCGCCGCCATCAGCATCTCGCGGCCGAAACCCAGCGCTCGGCTCATCAGCGTGCCGGAAGCGACGGTGGCGAATTTCTTGACGAGGCTCATGCCGGGAAGGACTGCCAGGGAAATTGCGTCAAATGGATGGTCACTCGGCCGCCGCCTTGGCCTTGCCGTTGCGTTCCGACGAATTGCCTTCCAGCGTATCGATCAGCCGCTTGTGGATGGTAGCGGTGCGTGTCGGGCTGTCGATCTTCTGTCCGGTCAGGTCGGTGACGTAGAATGTGTCGATGACCTTCTCGCCGAAGGTGGTGATATGCGCCGAGGCGATGTCGAGCGAAAGGTCGGAGAGCGTGCCGGTGATCTCGGACAGCAGGCCCGGCCTGTCCAGCCCCTCGACCTCGATCACCGAGAAACGGTTCGACAGCGTGTTGCGGATCTCGGCGCGCGGCGGAATCCTGAAAACCTTGGCGCCACGCTTCGGCTTGGTGCGCTTCTCGATCATCTCCGGCAGCCAGCTCTTGCCGGACAGCACGTCCTCGATCAGCCGGCCGACGCGCTCGGCGCGGCGGCGCTCGTCCTCGTCGAGGTCGAACTCCCTCGAGATCAGGATGGTGTCCAGCGCCCGCCCGTCGGAAGTGGTGAAGATCTGCGCGTCGACGATGTTGCCGCCGGCCCCGGCACACGCCCCGGCGATGATCGAAAGC
This region of Mesorhizobium sp. M2A.F.Ca.ET.046.03.2.1 genomic DNA includes:
- a CDS encoding universal stress protein encodes the protein MVSKRLSREAGHRRKFLAIIDDTPECERAVAYASKRAQHTNGVLVLLYVIEPDDFQHWLGVEKIMREEANATARGALDGHANTVRQSVGIEPELVVREGKPTDEIHKLIEDDQDIAILVLAAGAGKEGPGPLVSAVAGRGAAFPIPVTVVPQNLSDEEIDSLA
- a CDS encoding type II toxin-antitoxin system VapC family toxin, with the translated sequence MFVDAAAIVAMLSNEVEAERCARAVTEASAPFTSAIAVWEAAMALARPEKLAIPVVRSAEIVGRFLEERAIALRELPPAPEAASLSIEAASRFRSNAMRLNMADCFHYACARYYAVPMLSTADEFRLTDLETVS
- the trpS gene encoding tryptophan--tRNA ligase, which codes for MSPFKPLVFSGVQPTGNLHLGNYLGAIKKFVALQEQSDCIYCVVDLHSLTAQLVHQDLGDQTRSITAAFLASGIDPKKHIVFNQSRVMQHAELAWIFNCVARIGWMYRMTQFKDKAGKDRENASLGLLAYPSLMAADILLYRATHVPVGEDQKQHLELTRDIAQKFNNDFSEKIAALGVGVEMQVGEETVNGYFPITEPVIGGPAARIMSLRDGSKKMSKSDPSDLSRINLTDDADTISKKIRKAKTDPEALPSEVDGLESRPEAENLVGIYAGLAEISKEDVLKEYGGQQFSVFKPALADLAVEKLAPIASEMRRIQGDRAYVDAVLKDGGDRARAIAEGTMKTVRDIIGLLQD
- a CDS encoding NifU family protein, with amino-acid sequence MFIQTESTPNPATLKFLPGKEVLREGTADFRNAEAAAEASPLAGRLFEIPGVTGVFFGYDFITVTKDGPDWQHLKPAILGAIMEHFMSGAPVLASAAPASEAGETAEFYDKADEELVLTIKELLDTRVRPAVAQDGGDITFRGFENGTVFLHMKGACAGCPSSTATLKHGIQNLLRHFVPEVQQVEQVA
- the murJ gene encoding murein biosynthesis integral membrane protein MurJ; its protein translation is MSLVKKFATVASGTLMSRALGFGREMLMAAALGTGPVADAFNAAFQFPNTFRRLFAEGAFNAAFVPLFAKEIEQHGNEGAKRLSEEVFGVLFSALLALTIAMGLAMPLIVRYLVAPGFADIPGKFETTVTLATIMFPYLICMSLGAMMAGMLNSLRRYFAAAIAPAFLNIILIAVLGYAWYHGLDAHGVGFGLSWGVLAAGIVQLAIVWIAVRHAGISIGFRRPKMTPNVKRLLILALPAAITGGITQINQLIGTAIASAQNSAVSSLAYADRIYQLPLGVVGVAVAIVLLPELSRALKSGNLVEAANLQNRSVEFTLFMTLPAAAALWVMSEPIVRLVYERGAFAANHSTPIVASILAIFGLGLPAFVLIKAFTPGYFAREDTRTPMIFAAISVGVNVATALTLFPSMGAPGIAVASAVAGWVNALMLLAMLIRRGHWGRDIPLLKRIPRLVLSAVIMATALYFAEHYFAARLGPGSPLVVKATMLFALVGGGAALYFIAAFGTGGADFGMIRRNVKRGEAKSAPPVTKQSPDQ
- a CDS encoding PSK operon transcription factor, encoding MTININNKEADSLTRTLARIEGVGITEAIVIAMREALERRRNRETPLETAARLRAEFGIELSEQARKPLPRSVYDELSGDD